The Vibrio bathopelagicus genomic sequence CGTAAGCCGCTTTATTTTTATCTATACTTTATATAGGATGGCATTAAACGACATGGAGTGCGTTATAGTATGCCGGCGAACCCGATATTATTGGTTGTGACTCTGATGCTTCTTGCGTCTTTCTTGATGCTCGGTCTGAGTTCATTCATCCACATAGACTCTAATTACGACTTGTTTTTCGAAACAAACACCCTCGTGATTACTATGTACATCTACTACGTTGCTCGTCATGCCATTCGCCCTCATAAAATCCTCCGCTGTGGGGCTCTACTGCTTATTTTCAACCTATTTTATGATGTGACCACAGAACTCAAACATCTCGATGAATGGGCAGACAGAAACGAACTACTCGACACCTTTCTTGAAGATGGCTTATTGCAAATAGCTTTCCTACTTATTGCCTACGGCATTACTGAGCTGACAACTCAATTAAAAGATCAAAGCAAGCAAGATGAACTAACCGGTTTGTATAACCGTAAGAAATTCGATGCGATCAAATTGAAAGAATTCGAACTTATCTATTTCGATTTGGACGGTTTAAAAACGGTGAATGACCGTAAAGGCCATAAAGTCGGAGACCTAATGATCGTTCGCTTCTCTCAGGCTTTAAGCCAAGCGGTATTAGAAGATGAAATGGTGTTTCGTGTTGGCGGCGATGAGTTTGTCGCAACGGCGCAGCTGGGTCGTGGTGGTGAGTTCGTCAGCCAAGTTAACAACCTACTACACGGTGAAAACATCTCCTTTTCTTACGGCATCGAAGTCACTTGCCAAGAGGACTTTCAACAGGCGCTTGATAAGTCAGATAAGGCGATGTACGAAATGAAAAAAGCACAGCGTTCCGTTTAGGCTAGCTCTTAATCTTCAGTGATTTGAGGTTTTAAGAGGCCGTTATTTGCTTTACGCACAAACTCTTTATGAACAAAAAAAGCAAACACCCATCTGACTTGCGTGGTTGCAGTCGGACACGTATCTGCCTTCTTAGCTAGACGTAATAAATACTCTGTAACTGCTATTACCTAAGCAATAACTGCTATAACGAGTTTAAGCGGTTAAAGAACCTTTCTCTACAGACAACAGCTCACCGACTAATTTCGGCACTTCGATACTGGCTTTACCGTAGCGTTTCTCTTCAAATTCGCTCTCAACCGCACTAGGTTCGAGGTTGATTTCAATCGTATGTGCGCCATGCATTCTAGCGTCATGTACAAAACCTGCCGCTGGATAAACCACACCTGACGTACCGATCGAGATGAACAAATCCGCTTCTTCTAACGCTGAATAGATGTCGCCCATTCTTAGTGGCATTTCGCCAAACCAAACAATATGAGGACGCATTTGAGCGGGGATTTGGCAGCAATGACAAAGCTCACCGGTTTCGATATTGTCTTTATGTTCGATAACCTGATTGGATTCGCTGCATCGCGCTTTTAATAGTTCGCCATGCATGTGGATGATATTGCTGCTACCGCCGCGCTCATGCAGATTGTCGATGTTTTGAGTGATGATTGTTACTTTGCCATCTAGCTTGTCTTCAAGCTCTCCTAGCGCCTTATGGGCTGAATTTGGCAGGATGCTTTCGCTTTGTAAGCCATGACGACGTTTATTGTAGAATTCTTGTACCAAATCTGGATCTTTTGCAAAACCCTCAGGTGTCGCGACATCTTCGATTTTATGGTTTTCCCATAATCCGTCTTGTGCTCGAAATGTTTGTATCCCCGACTCCGCTGAGATTCCGGCACCAGTAAGAATTACGATATTTCTGTATGGGAAATGCATATAACGTCCTTTTAGATATGTCACTTTGTAACAGCTTAGCACTGTTCAAATTCCAACAATAGTTTTAGGGATTAGACCATAGTCTTAGCCAACTGAATTCATTGGTTATTTGTGACATAACTCGCTCGATATCGGCGGGTTAAGAATGAATAGGCACAAAAAAGCGACCGAAGCCGCTTATTGTTTATTAAATCAATGTTTATAAAGCAAATGTTTGTTAGGTAACGTCGCTCAAACCGTTGACGCGATTTATTTTTAAATAACGAATTGACTAGTCTTCATTGATGGATGAGATCTTGTGGATAGCAAGGTCAGCACCGTTGAACTCGTCTTCTTCACTTAAACGTAGGCCTGTTAGTTTGCTCAACACACCATAAACAATGAGTGCGCCAACTAGAGCCACAGTGATACCCGCCAAAGTACCGACAACCTGAGCAGCAAAGCTCACGCCCCCTAACCCCCAGAATGCTTGTTGACCGAAGATACCCGCTGCAATGCCACCCCAAGCGCCACACACGCCGTGTAGAGGCCACACACCAAGTACATCATCAATCTGTGTTTTGTTTTGCATGTACGTGAACAAGTAAACAAACAGTGCGCCTGCCACGCCGCCAGTAACCAAAGCGCCAAGAGGATGCATCAAGTCTGAACCTGCACATATTGCCACGAGACCAGCCAAAGGACCGTTGTGAATGAAGCCTGGGTCATTTTTACCTGCGACTAAAGCCGCTAGAATACCGCCGACCATTGCCATTAATGAATTCATCGCAACTAGGCCGCTGATGCCATTGATAGCTTGAGCAGACATCACGTTGAAGCCAAACCAACCAACACATAAGATCCACGAACCAAGCGCTAAGAAAGGAATGTTAGATGGCGCGAAGTTAGTGTGTTTGCCAGCACGGATACGGCCTTTACGCATGCCGAGGAAGTAAACTGCAACCAATGCAATCCAACCGCCAACGCCGTGAACGACAACAGAGCCCGCGAAGTCATGGAATCCGTAACCAAATTGGCCTTCTAGCCACGCTTGGAAGCCAAAGTTACCGTTCCAAATGATGCCTTCAAAAAATGGGTAGATGAAACCAACGGTAAACAGTGTCGCAATCAAAATTGGATAGAAACGTGCACGTTCTGCGATACCACCAGAAACAATCGCAGGGATTGCTGCTGCAAAAGTCATTAGGAAAAAGAACTTCACCAACTCATATCCATTGCCTTGCGATAACGTTTCAGCGTCAGCAAAAAAATGAGCCCCGTAAGCGACCCAGTAACCGATAAAGAAGTAAGCAATGGCGGAGACACCAAAATCCGAGAGGATCTTAACCAGCGCATTGACTTGGTTCTTCTTTCGAACGGTACCGACTTCGAGAAAAGCAAAGCCCGCATGCATCAGGAAGACCATGATCGCGCCGAGTAATAGGAATAAAGTATCTGAACTTTGGGTAAGGGTTTGTACTGCACTATGAACTTGAGTCACCGTTTCACTCATTAAAGCATTCTCCTTCGCTTTATCTGATTTGCACTGATATCGTGCGATTCAATGTTGTAATTAATTAAAGACTCAACAGTGAACGCAAGATGTGTTCCAAGTGTGCGGCGCAATTTTCGTGCAACAGATTTCAAATTTAACCACTTGATTAATAAGTGATAAATATTTTTATGCACTTTTATGGATCTTGAAAATTGAAAAAATCATAACGACAATTGCACCAAATAAGGGAGTTGCACCATATTGAAGCGGTCAATGAATGGCTTAAAAAGTAGAGGTTGGCTCGGTATGTTTACCGTTGCTAAATGCCTAAAAACAAAAAGCCCAGTGAAATAATCACTGGGCTTTGCTTTTGAGCTTTAGCTAACGCACTAGCGTTACAGGTTCGGTCCTGTCGACGGGTTTTGCGGTAGATTTTGACTTAAACGTTGCATGCCTTGATACATACGGATAAACCAAACCACAATCGCAACACCACCAAACAACATGCCTACGTATGGAATGTAGTAAGCGATGTCATCAATAATATGGTTTTGATACCAGTAGTCGTTCACACCGATTAACACGCCATTAGACGTCGCTACTGTAACAATCAGCACGACAAAGAACGTCAGGTTCAAGAAGAACGAGCGAATCAAGCCGTAGTAATGGGTGTCCACTACTTCGCCATCTTCGCCTTTATCTAAACGATAACCAGCGTAGATAATCGCAATCACACCAGAGATAAGACAAGTAAATGGTGTAAAGCAGCTTAGGATGTAAGCAACCCAAATACCTTTATGAGGTTTGTTCATTCTTATTCGCCCCTTCACTCTTCTCTGTTGCCACGTTAGTGTTTTGTTCAACACTGTCTTTCTCTTGTTCCATCACTTCGTTGTACCAAAGGTCATGGTGTTCTTTCGCCCAGGTCTCATCAACTTCACCGGTTACCATGCCTTCTAATGCGCCTTCCATACCGAACAGGCCTATATAGATGTGGAACACGAAACCACAGATAAGGATCAGAGCAGCCAACATGTGGACTAGGTTTGAAAGCTCCATATCTCGGCGCGTTTGACCGAAGATTGGGAAGTCCAATACCAAACCACTGATTGCAGCTACACTACCCATTACGATAAGTAGCCAGAACAGCGCTTTTTCACCCGCATTCGAAAACTCTGCAGATGGATGAGAACCTTTATGTTTCCCTACCATGCCGCCCAGTTTCAAGAACCACTGAATATCGACTTTCTTGAAGATTGACTTGCGCCACCACTTGATAAGCACTGCCATCAATAGCACGTAGAAAATCGGGCCAATGTAGTTGTGGTATTGCTTTGCCAATAGAACGATGAAGCCCCATAAATCGGTTGGGATATAAGGTTTCAAAAAGTGTTTACCGTAAACCAACATCAAACCACTGAAAGCCAGTGTTAAGAAGGTAAACGCCATACTCCAGTGCAATGCGCGGTCAAGTCGGGACCAACGTTTGATCTTACGTCCCGTTCTTGGTGCGCTCAGCATTAGCGGGCCAATCACAACGTACATCAAGGTCACAAAAGCAATACTACCGAAAATAGCGACTGCACCCGCTGGTGACATCCACTTCTCTTTCAATATGTACCACGTTTGACCTGGAGTACTGATCAACACACCGTGCTCAGCCGATTGAGATGTGGTGTAACCTTCCTCACCGTTTCTTACTTGACGCCAAAAATCAGCGCCAGCAAGTTGCGTGATTTCTCTTTCAGCAGAGCTCGATTGAGTTTGTGATGAGTTCGTCTCAGATGCATGACTCAAAGGAGACAGCATTGTTAGTGCTGCCAATATTGGCAGCACAACAAGGAAGAGACGCTTAAACATTGTAAGCATATGTCTCTCCTAACTAGCTCTTCATCGCATCGTAAGAAAGGTCGTTGCCGTCTGTCCAACCGGCACCTTTCGCACCGCGTTCTACAACACGCTGACGGAAGATATCAGAGACTTGCTCAGCATCACCTGCAAGTAGCGCTTTTGTCGAACAAAGCGAAGCACACATTGGTAGCTTGCCTTCAGCAATACGGTTAGCACCGTACTTCTGACGCTCTTCAACAGAACCTGGCTCTGTTTCAGGGCCGCCAGCACAGAAGGTACATTTGTCCATCTTACCGCGCTCACCAAATGCTTCCTGTTTAGGGAATTGAGGTGCACCAAACGGACAAGCAAACAAACAGTAACCACAACCGATACATAGATCTTTATTGTGAAGTACGATGCCGTCTTCTGTATGTTCGAAACAGTCTGCTGGGCAAACTGCCATACAAGGCGCATCAGTACAGTGCATACATGCAACTGAGATAGAGTTTTCACCCGGTTCGCCATCGTTCAGTGTCACAACGCGGCGACGTTGAATACCCCATTCCAGAGCATCATCATTTTCGTTCTTACATGCAGTGACACAACCGTTACATTCGATACAACGTTTGGTGTCACAAAGAAATTTCATTCTAGCCATTTTAAGACTCCTTACGCTTTACGAATATTACAAAGGGTTACTTTCGTTTCCTGCATCAACGTGACAGGGTCGTAACCGTATGTGGTTGCTGTATTGGCTGCTTCACCAATAACGTAAGGATCAGTGCCTTCAGGGTACTTAGAACGCAAATCTTCGCCTTGGAACTTACCACCGAAGTGGAACGGCAAGAACGCTAAACCCGGTTTAACACGACGAGTCACCATCGCTTTCACCTTGATGCGGCCTTTCTCTGCACCTTCAACCCAAACATCATCACCATCTTTAAAGCCGATGTCGTTCGCGTCTTTAGGGTTCACTTCAACGAACATCTCTTGTTGAAGTTCGGCTAGCCATGGGTTTGAACGTGTCTCTTCACCACCACCTTCGTACTCAACTAAGCGGCCTGAAGTAAGAACGATTGGGTATTCCTCTGATTTATCTTGGTCTTGAATCGACTTGTATAGCGTAGGAACACGGAAGATAGCTTCTTTATCATCCCACGTTGGGTAGTCCGCAACTAGGTCGCGACGTGGTGTGTAAAGCGGCTCGCGGTGCAGTGGTACGCGGTCTGGGAATGTCCAAACAATCGCACGTGCTTTTGCGTTACCAAAAGGAATACAACCGTGCTTGATTGCCACGCGTTGAATACCGCCAGAAACGTCAGTCTTCCAGTTTTTACCTTCAGCAGAGGCTTTTTCTTCTGCTGTTAGGTCATCCCACCAACCAAGTTGTTTCAGTAGCTTGTCACTGAACTCTGGGTAACCATCTTTGATTTCGCTGCCTTTCGAATAGCTGTCTTCAGCCAGTAAGCTTTGGCCTTCAAATTCCACACCGAAACGAGTACGGAAGTTACCGCCGCCCTGTGCAACAGGCTTCGACGTATCGTAAAGGATATGCGTACCTGGGTGCTTCATCTCTGGCGTACCCCAACATGGCCAAGGAAGACCATAAGTCTCGCCATTTGCAGGCCCGCCTTCTGCTTCCAGAGACGTTTTGTGGAATGTGTGCCAGTTTTGTTGGTGCTCTTTCAAACGCTCAGGGCTTTGACCTGTGTAACCGATCGTCCACATACCCTTGTTGAATTCACGAGTGATGTCTTCGATAAGCGGTTGGTTGTTCTCAACACGGATGTTTTTGAACAGCTGTTCAGAGAATCCAAGCTTCTTAGAAAGAAGGTACATGATTTCGTGGTCAGGTTTAGATTCGAACAGAGGATCAACCACTTTGTCACGCCACTGTAGAGAACGGTTTGATGCCGTTACACTACCGTAGGTTTCAAATTGAGTTGTTGCTGGAAGCAGGTAAACGCCGTCAGTACGATCGTTCATTACTGCTGCAACGGTTGGGTATGGGTCAACAATAACCATCATATCCAGCTTCTGCATCGCCTTTTTCATCTCTGGACCACGAGTCTGAGAGTTCACCGCGTGACCCCAGTAGAACATGGCACGGATGTTTTCGCGTTGACGAATCTTGTCTTTGTCTTCAAGTACGCCATCAACCCAACGAGATACAGGAATACCTGCACTGTTCATTGGTTTTTGACCGCCGTATGCGTTGTCGTCGAAACGTCCCTTCACCCAATCAAAGTCGATGTCCCAAACTTTAGACCAGTGACGCCAAGAACCTTCAGATAGGCCGTAGTAACCTGGTAGTGTGTCTGACAATACGCCAAGGTCAGTTGCGCCTTGTACGTTATCGTGACCACGGAAAATGTTTGCACCACCGCCTGATTTACCGATGTTACCCAGCGCAAGCTCAAGTACACAGTAAGCACGTGTGTTGTTGTTACCAGTAGTATGTTGAGTACCACCCATACACCAAACGATACAACCTGGGCGGTTTTCAGAAAGTAGTTTCGCAGTGTGGTAAACGTCTTCTTCACTAACGCCAGTTACACGCTCAACCTCTGCAGGACTCCACTTTGCGACTTCTTCACGGATCTCGTCCATGCCGAATACACGTTGGCGGATGAATTCTTTGTCTTCCCATTTATTAGCAAAGACATGCCATAATACACCCCAGATAAACGCAACGTCTGAACCTGGGCGAAGAGATACGTAGTGATCAGATTTCGCAGCGGTACGCGTACGACGAGGATCCGCAACAACGATCTTACAGTTGTTTTTCTCTTTCGCGATTAAGATGTGTTGCATCGCAACTGGGTGAGCTTCTGCTGGGTTTGAGCCAATGAATAGCATCGACTTACAGTTGTGCATGTCATTGAACGAGTTTGTCATCGCACCGTAACCCCAAGTGTTTGCAACACCGGCTACTGTAGTTGAGTGACAAATACGCGCTTGGTGGTCAACGTTGTTGGTTCCCCAAAGCGACGCCATTTTACGAAATGCGTAAGCTTGCTCGTTACTGTGTTTCGCACTACCCAAGAAGTAAACCGAATCAGGGCCAGACTCTTTACGAAGTTCTAGCGCTTTGTTGCCGATTTCTTCAATCGCTTGTTCCCAAGAAAGCTTCTTCCACTTACCGCCTTCCAATTTCATTGGGTACTTAAGACGACGTTCACCGTGGCCATGCTCACGCAGTGCAGCACCTTTTGCACAGTGTCCACCAGCGTTGAATGGGTGATCGAAAGCAGGCTCTTGACCCGTCCACACGCCATTTTGAACTTCAGCGTAGATACCACAACCCACAGAACAGTGAGAACAGATAGTACGTTTTACTTCTGTTTTCGCTTCTGGGTCGACTGATTTAGCCTGTGCTTTCTTCATCATGCCCGGTGCGAATAGACTTGCGCCTACAACCGCGCCACCAGCAGCAAGTGAAGTGTTTTTCATGAAGGCGCGACGAGACACACCTAGCTGATTGGTTTCTTTGCTCACACTATCGGAGCGTTTGACAAGTTTCATCCGTTATCTCCTAAAGTGTGTCGTAGTAATCGCGAATATGTTGCGTTTCGCGATAGCCTGTCTTCTTCACGTCTTTTTCAGGCATTTCAACAGTTTCTGAAGCGGTTGCCACTTTGGTTGTTCCAGCGACAACGGCACCAGCAACGGCTGCAGTCGTTAAACCTTTGAGTAAGTCTCTACGGCTTGTATCTATTTCTTTATTATCTTTCATCATTGCTTCCTTACCTTGCGGTAGATCTTTTTGGAGGCTTCATGCCCCTCTATCGATATAATCGCGTACTGCTCGATTACTCGTAATCAGTGACGTTTTTCACATCAATCTTTAATTTGTGTTTACTGCTTTTTGTATTCACGCTGAAACGCACTTGTTCCAACGTTAAGAATGCTTCACATAGCTGAGCTGCAGATTTGTAGAAGTTCGCGCTTCCCGCCCCTTCAAGCTGACGCGTGAAAGAGTTGAACCAAGGGCCAAGGTGTTTATTGAATACCGCTTGTTGAAGCGCCTCTTCTTCACCCGTTAGCATTGCCATCACTTCACACAGCGCTGCGATATGATCTTCTGGCTCTTTCACTTGATCATCACGCTCAATGCCTAAAAGCTCTAAGTCATGACGAATTTCAGCCAATGGCTTTTCCATCATGGCGCCAGTGCGATGCCAAGAACCAAATGGAACGACCTCTCCACGACCAATGCCGATGAACAAGTCTTGATATTCATCTTCTAGTGCTTCGCGATTTGATTCAGTTGCTGCTTGTTGAATCGCAACCCAAGCCTTTTGCATGGCACTTTCTGATGCTTCAATGTCTAGCGTCTTTAGAAAGTTGATCACCTCTTCAGAAGGTGCGCTACGAAACAATGCAGAAAGAACCAAATAGATTTCAGTTCTTAGTGTCTGTTCTTGTTCTAAATGAGTATCCAAGGCCAACTCCTAGTATTTCAATTGTTTCAATGGGTCTTGAGCCATTGAATCGAACATGTCCACGACACGACAGTCTTCACACATCGCAATACGATTAATTGCTGTCTCATCTGAGAAATGAGAGTGACCACGTAACTTGTTCTGTAGCATGTCAATCATAGACTGAGGTGCGAATGGTTTATGACAACGTAAACATTCCGCGGCTTTCTCTTCATGAATCACAACCGCTTGTTGACGTTCTTCTTTCACCCAATTCATACGAGGTGTCAGAGTGAGAACATTCTCAGGACATGCCTTTTCACACAGACCACATTGAATACAGTCTTGTTCGACAAACTTAAGTGATGGAGAAGCACCATCGGTATGCAGAGCACGTGTTGGACACACAGCCACACAACTCATACACAAAGTACAATCTTTGCTTTCACACGAAACCGTGCCGTATGGCGCATTTGAAGGAAGCTCAACAATGTTCTCAACTGGAATACGAGACGAAGACATCGCATCAAGTGCAGTAAACAAGCGTTGACGCTTATTGCCTTGGAGATCGCCAAGTGCAAGGTCGAACGAGTCAACACATAGTGTTGGAGGACCTTCACGTAGAGATTCTAAGTACAGAATGTCGATGGTTTCTTTCGGAATACCGATTTGGTCTAGTAGCTCTTGAGCGATCCCTACTTCATTATTCAGAACACGAATGATCGTTTCTGGCATAAAGCGAGATGCAGCAAACAGAACCTGAGTCGCACCATTTACTAGCGCTGCAAACCAAGTATCGATACCAATCGAAGGCAGTTCTTCCACAACAATCGGAATCACGTTATCCGGCAGTGCTTTGAGCGCCATCACATTGTAGGTTTCATGACGTGAGCTACAGATAAGCACTATAGGATCCAGACCGCCCGCTTGCTCATAGTTAGCTAGCGTACGTTCAATGAACTTTTGAGTATCGTCAGGGTTTGGAAGTGCATAGGTAATGGCTTCAGTAGGACAGCTCGTTGCACAAGTTCCCACGCCTTGACATAGGTAAGGATTAATCTCGATCTTGTGACCCGTTTTGTCTGAGCCTTCACTTGACAGTGCGCCAGCAGGACAAGCATCAACACAACGCTCACAACCTTTAACGCCACGAGAACTGTGCGCACATAGGTCGGTGTCCAAACGGAAGAATTTTGGCTTATCAAACGTGCCCATTAACGTTGGAATCTCTTCTAACGCTTCAGCCAGTTTTGGATAGCCGCGCCCTACTGGGTAATAACCAGGAACAGGCACTTCTTCTGCCATACAGCTACTTAGGCATAAATCCAAAACCACATCAAAGCAGTCATGATTAATTGCCACTTTCGCTAGGTTGTTGGTTAGGCCTTTGCTTTCGATAAGAACTTCGAACGTACCAAGGAAACCAGAAACTTGAA encodes the following:
- a CDS encoding GGDEF domain-containing protein — its product is MRYSMPANPILLVVTLMLLASFLMLGLSSFIHIDSNYDLFFETNTLVITMYIYYVARHAIRPHKILRCGALLLIFNLFYDVTTELKHLDEWADRNELLDTFLEDGLLQIAFLLIAYGITELTTQLKDQSKQDELTGLYNRKKFDAIKLKEFELIYFDLDGLKTVNDRKGHKVGDLMIVRFSQALSQAVLEDEMVFRVGGDEFVATAQLGRGGEFVSQVNNLLHGENISFSYGIEVTCQEDFQQALDKSDKAMYEMKKAQRSV
- the cobB gene encoding Sir2 family NAD+-dependent deacetylase produces the protein MHFPYRNIVILTGAGISAESGIQTFRAQDGLWENHKIEDVATPEGFAKDPDLVQEFYNKRRHGLQSESILPNSAHKALGELEDKLDGKVTIITQNIDNLHERGGSSNIIHMHGELLKARCSESNQVIEHKDNIETGELCHCCQIPAQMRPHIVWFGEMPLRMGDIYSALEEADLFISIGTSGVVYPAAGFVHDARMHGAHTIEINLEPSAVESEFEEKRYGKASIEVPKLVGELLSVEKGSLTA
- a CDS encoding formate dehydrogenase subunit gamma; translation: MLTMFKRLFLVVLPILAALTMLSPLSHASETNSSQTQSSSAEREITQLAGADFWRQVRNGEEGYTTSQSAEHGVLISTPGQTWYILKEKWMSPAGAVAIFGSIAFVTLMYVVIGPLMLSAPRTGRKIKRWSRLDRALHWSMAFTFLTLAFSGLMLVYGKHFLKPYIPTDLWGFIVLLAKQYHNYIGPIFYVLLMAVLIKWWRKSIFKKVDIQWFLKLGGMVGKHKGSHPSAEFSNAGEKALFWLLIVMGSVAAISGLVLDFPIFGQTRRDMELSNLVHMLAALILICGFVFHIYIGLFGMEGALEGMVTGEVDETWAKEHHDLWYNEVMEQEKDSVEQNTNVATEKSEGANKNEQTS
- a CDS encoding twin-arginine translocation signal domain-containing protein, yielding MKDNKEIDTSRRDLLKGLTTAAVAGAVVAGTTKVATASETVEMPEKDVKKTGYRETQHIRDYYDTL
- a CDS encoding formate dehydrogenase subunit alpha produces the protein MKLVKRSDSVSKETNQLGVSRRAFMKNTSLAAGGAVVGASLFAPGMMKKAQAKSVDPEAKTEVKRTICSHCSVGCGIYAEVQNGVWTGQEPAFDHPFNAGGHCAKGAALREHGHGERRLKYPMKLEGGKWKKLSWEQAIEEIGNKALELRKESGPDSVYFLGSAKHSNEQAYAFRKMASLWGTNNVDHQARICHSTTVAGVANTWGYGAMTNSFNDMHNCKSMLFIGSNPAEAHPVAMQHILIAKEKNNCKIVVADPRRTRTAAKSDHYVSLRPGSDVAFIWGVLWHVFANKWEDKEFIRQRVFGMDEIREEVAKWSPAEVERVTGVSEEDVYHTAKLLSENRPGCIVWCMGGTQHTTGNNNTRAYCVLELALGNIGKSGGGANIFRGHDNVQGATDLGVLSDTLPGYYGLSEGSWRHWSKVWDIDFDWVKGRFDDNAYGGQKPMNSAGIPVSRWVDGVLEDKDKIRQRENIRAMFYWGHAVNSQTRGPEMKKAMQKLDMMVIVDPYPTVAAVMNDRTDGVYLLPATTQFETYGSVTASNRSLQWRDKVVDPLFESKPDHEIMYLLSKKLGFSEQLFKNIRVENNQPLIEDITREFNKGMWTIGYTGQSPERLKEHQQNWHTFHKTSLEAEGGPANGETYGLPWPCWGTPEMKHPGTHILYDTSKPVAQGGGNFRTRFGVEFEGQSLLAEDSYSKGSEIKDGYPEFSDKLLKQLGWWDDLTAEEKASAEGKNWKTDVSGGIQRVAIKHGCIPFGNAKARAIVWTFPDRVPLHREPLYTPRRDLVADYPTWDDKEAIFRVPTLYKSIQDQDKSEEYPIVLTSGRLVEYEGGGEETRSNPWLAELQQEMFVEVNPKDANDIGFKDGDDVWVEGAEKGRIKVKAMVTRRVKPGLAFLPFHFGGKFQGEDLRSKYPEGTDPYVIGEAANTATTYGYDPVTLMQETKVTLCNIRKA
- a CDS encoding ammonium transporter codes for the protein MSETVTQVHSAVQTLTQSSDTLFLLLGAIMVFLMHAGFAFLEVGTVRKKNQVNALVKILSDFGVSAIAYFFIGYWVAYGAHFFADAETLSQGNGYELVKFFFLMTFAAAIPAIVSGGIAERARFYPILIATLFTVGFIYPFFEGIIWNGNFGFQAWLEGQFGYGFHDFAGSVVVHGVGGWIALVAVYFLGMRKGRIRAGKHTNFAPSNIPFLALGSWILCVGWFGFNVMSAQAINGISGLVAMNSLMAMVGGILAALVAGKNDPGFIHNGPLAGLVAICAGSDLMHPLGALVTGGVAGALFVYLFTYMQNKTQIDDVLGVWPLHGVCGAWGGIAAGIFGQQAFWGLGGVSFAAQVVGTLAGITVALVGALIVYGVLSKLTGLRLSEEDEFNGADLAIHKISSINED
- a CDS encoding 4Fe-4S binding protein, with product MLKQLLEQATSNNAKARLYAFENTVELTNLIPPTVSYESGGNTLIIGPTAIIESAAAQLPQLTSLTLLSTDGVKATNTESELYYANAVQVSGFLGTFEVLIESKGLTNNLAKVAINHDCFDVVLDLCLSSCMAEEVPVPGYYPVGRGYPKLAEALEEIPTLMGTFDKPKFFRLDTDLCAHSSRGVKGCERCVDACPAGALSSEGSDKTGHKIEINPYLCQGVGTCATSCPTEAITYALPNPDDTQKFIERTLANYEQAGGLDPIVLICSSRHETYNVMALKALPDNVIPIVVEELPSIGIDTWFAALVNGATQVLFAASRFMPETIIRVLNNEVGIAQELLDQIGIPKETIDILYLESLREGPPTLCVDSFDLALGDLQGNKRQRLFTALDAMSSSRIPVENIVELPSNAPYGTVSCESKDCTLCMSCVAVCPTRALHTDGASPSLKFVEQDCIQCGLCEKACPENVLTLTPRMNWVKEERQQAVVIHEEKAAECLRCHKPFAPQSMIDMLQNKLRGHSHFSDETAINRIAMCEDCRVVDMFDSMAQDPLKQLKY
- the fdh3B gene encoding formate dehydrogenase FDH3 subunit beta is translated as MARMKFLCDTKRCIECNGCVTACKNENDDALEWGIQRRRVVTLNDGEPGENSISVACMHCTDAPCMAVCPADCFEHTEDGIVLHNKDLCIGCGYCLFACPFGAPQFPKQEAFGERGKMDKCTFCAGGPETEPGSVEERQKYGANRIAEGKLPMCASLCSTKALLAGDAEQVSDIFRQRVVERGAKGAGWTDGNDLSYDAMKS
- a CDS encoding TorD/DmsD family molecular chaperone produces the protein MDTHLEQEQTLRTEIYLVLSALFRSAPSEEVINFLKTLDIEASESAMQKAWVAIQQAATESNREALEDEYQDLFIGIGRGEVVPFGSWHRTGAMMEKPLAEIRHDLELLGIERDDQVKEPEDHIAALCEVMAMLTGEEEALQQAVFNKHLGPWFNSFTRQLEGAGSANFYKSAAQLCEAFLTLEQVRFSVNTKSSKHKLKIDVKNVTDYE